From the genome of Neomonachus schauinslandi chromosome 5, ASM220157v2, whole genome shotgun sequence, one region includes:
- the GLIPR1L2 gene encoding GLIPR1-like protein 2: MEAPRPFAREWCAQSLPLTRGSLLKLRVWELWLLLLDFGLNAELPHEEDVHFINEYVNVHNELRGNVLPRGSNLRFMTWDVALSRTARAWGKKCVFEHNNHLEELNMAHPKFNGIGENIWVGPENEFTASIAIRSWYEERKKYHFENDSCSSDCSNYKQLVWDTSYKVGCAVTSCTRVGRIKYAVIFICNYAPGGSLSRRPYKPGITCARCSKYDRCTDFLCSKIKKIT, encoded by the exons ATGGAGGCCCCAAGGCCCTTTGCGCGGGAATGGTGCGCCCAATCACTTCCCCTGACGCGAGGAAGCCTCTTGAAGCTGCGGGTCTGGGAACTCTGGCTACTACTGCTGGATTTCGGTTTGAACGCGGAACTTCCTCACGAAGAGGACGTACACTTTATCAATGAGTACGTGAACGTCCACAATGAGCTCCGGGGCAACGTCCTCCCCCGAGGGTCTAACTTGCGCTTCATG acTTGGGATGTAGCTTTGTCACGGACTGCTAGagcatgggggaaaaaatgtgtgtTTGAACATAATAATCATTTAGAAGAACTAAACATGGCCCATCCTAAATTTAATGGTATTGGTGAAAATATATGGGTCGGACCTGAAAATGAATTCACTGCAAGTATTGCTATCAGAAGTTGgtatgaagagaggaaaaagtacCATTTTGAAAATGACAGTTGCTCTAGTGACTGTTCTAATTATAAACAG CTTGTTTGGGACACATCCTACAAAGTTGGTTGTGCTGTTACTTCATGTACAAGAGTTGGACGTATTAAATATGCAGTGATTTTCATATGCAACTATGCACCAGg AGGATCTCTGTCGAGAAGGCCTTATAAACCAGGAATAACTTGTGCTCGATGTAGCAAATATGACAGATGCACAGATTTTCTATGCagtaagataaagaaaataacttaa